Genomic segment of Geovibrio ferrireducens:
CAGCCTGCGCGGCATAGCCGCTTGCTGCTCTGACTACGCTGTGCGTTCCTCGCATGCGCTGCGGTACGCGCTCCGTGGGCACATCCATGTGCCTGTGCCTTTGTATTCTCAGTAAATATCGATTGCTCCGCTGAGGTAATATATGAAATACCCGTCAACGCGAAGCACCTGAAGGTCATAGGAATCGGGGAGAGGAACGCCGCCCATGTTGCGCAGGGCGCGTACAGCCTCGTTATCCAGATCCGGATAGCCGCTGCTTTTCACCACCTGAACATCGGTTATGCGTCCGTCCTTGTGTATTGCAAACTTTATGCGCACCGTTCCCTGTTCCCCCCGCATGGCGGCGGAGTAGGGATAGCTCCATGTCTGGTAAAGTTGACGGCGGAATTTATAAAAGTAAGATGTGTAGCGGGTTTTGACCTCCTGCATGGAGACTGAGTCTTCCCCTTCCCTGTCACCGCCGCTTTCGGCTGTTCTGTTTATAATGTCTTTAGGGTTCAGGATGCGGTCAATTGTCTTCCGGTCAAGCCCATGTATGCTGTCCCTCTGGGGAAAATCCATTTTCGGAAGCTCAGGTTTTGTCAAAGGATCAGGCTCTGCCCTTCGGGTAACACGCTCTCTCGGTTCCGGTTCGGGCTGCTGGTCCTTAGCTGCTCCTGTCTTTGGCTTTTCTGCTGACTTGGCCGGAGCCTTGTCATCCGGTGTTACCTTCACTATCTCCTTTTCAGGCTCTGATTCGGGCTGTGGCTGAGGACGGGGCACAGGAGGAGCAGGCGTCGGCCTCACCTGCGGAGGCGGCGGAGTTTCTTTTTCCTTCTCTATTATTTCAACACTGATCGGCTTTTCCTTCTTCTCCGGCTCATCAAGTTTTATAAACATGAAAAGCATCAGGTGAAGCACAGCCGAAATCAGCAAAAACCATGCGAGTCTTGAGTTCATTTTTATAATTATAGTCAATTCCTTATTAAATCAAGTGCCCAAAACACTTTGATACATATGACAGCCATACGGGTTTTTTGTTCCATAATAAAATCCGTGTCAAAACACTTGACATGAATCGGCTCAAGTATTATTCATAGACCCAGATAATATTTTCTACGGAGGTTTTCTATGGCAATTGTAAGATGGGACCCGCTCAAGGATCTTATGGCTATGCATGACAGAATCAACAAGATGTTCAACGATTCCTTCGACAAACAGAATGCGCCCTCATACGGCGACTGGATGCCCCCTGTGGACATCTATGAAACGGAGGATGAGATCGTTGTGGTATCAGAACTCCCCGGAATCGACGAGAACGATGTGGATATTCAGGTGGCGGAAGGTGTTCTCACCATCAAGGGTGAAAAAAAATACCCGCTGGACAGGGAATCCGACAACTATTACAGGCTTGAACGCGCATACGGCAAATTTCAGCGCTCGTTCGCTGTACCGAACACTATTGACATGAACTCCATAAAAGCGAATCTGAAAGACGGTGTGCTCAGAATCACCCTTAAAAAACGCGCTGAGATTAAACCCACAGTGATTAAGGTTGAGACAGAGTAACACCGCTTAGAATAAACGAAGGTGAAAAATGGCCAGAGACTACTATGAGGAGCTGGGCGTCCAGCGGGGCGCAACCGCCGATGAGATAAAAAAGGCATACAGAAAACTTGCCCGCAAATACCACCCTGATGTGAATCCGGGTGATAAAACCGCGGAGGACAGGTTTAAGAAAATCTCCGAGGCATACGGCGTTCTCAGTAATGATGAAAAACGCAGGCAGTACGACTCCGTGGGGCACGATGCCTTTGTATCGGGCGGTCAGGGGTATGACTTCTCCGGCGCAAACTTTGACGACATAAGAAACACCTTCGGCGGCGGTTTCGATTTTGATGACATATTCGGCGATATTTTCGGCGGCGGCAGACGTTCCGCAGCTGGAAAAAACAGGGTAATGCGCGGGGACGACCTCTATTACAATGTGCGGGTTCCTTTCTATGATGTGATAAACGGCAACGAATACGAACTGAACATAAGCCACTCTGTATCCTGCTCCGAATGCGGCGGCAAAGGCGGCGAAAAGAAAGCCTGTCCCACATGCGGCGGCACAGGGCAGACATCGCGCAATAAAGGCGGCTTCTTCGTGGGGAGCGTGTGCTCAAGCTGCGGCGGCTCCGGTCAGGTAACTGTCAAACAGTGTGCCGCATGCCACGGTAAAGGGCAGGTTGAGAGCAAAGAGCGCATCAAGGTGCGCATCCCCAAGGGTGTGGACAAAAACTCCAAGATACGCATACCCGGAAAAGGCAACGCAGGGCTCAACGGCGGAGCATCAGGCGATTTATACATTGTCACCAA
This window contains:
- a CDS encoding energy transducer TonB; translation: MFIKLDEPEKKEKPISVEIIEKEKETPPPPQVRPTPAPPVPRPQPQPESEPEKEIVKVTPDDKAPAKSAEKPKTGAAKDQQPEPEPRERVTRRAEPDPLTKPELPKMDFPQRDSIHGLDRKTIDRILNPKDIINRTAESGGDREGEDSVSMQEVKTRYTSYFYKFRRQLYQTWSYPYSAAMRGEQGTVRIKFAIHKDGRITDVQVVKSSGYPDLDNEAVRALRNMGGVPLPDSYDLQVLRVDGYFIYYLSGAIDIY
- a CDS encoding Hsp20/alpha crystallin family protein, coding for MAIVRWDPLKDLMAMHDRINKMFNDSFDKQNAPSYGDWMPPVDIYETEDEIVVVSELPGIDENDVDIQVAEGVLTIKGEKKYPLDRESDNYYRLERAYGKFQRSFAVPNTIDMNSIKANLKDGVLRITLKKRAEIKPTVIKVETE
- the dnaJ gene encoding molecular chaperone DnaJ is translated as MARDYYEELGVQRGATADEIKKAYRKLARKYHPDVNPGDKTAEDRFKKISEAYGVLSNDEKRRQYDSVGHDAFVSGGQGYDFSGANFDDIRNTFGGGFDFDDIFGDIFGGGRRSAAGKNRVMRGDDLYYNVRVPFYDVINGNEYELNISHSVSCSECGGKGGEKKACPTCGGTGQTSRNKGGFFVGSVCSSCGGSGQVTVKQCAACHGKGQVESKERIKVRIPKGVDKNSKIRIPGKGNAGLNGGASGDLYIVTNVQDHPVYRREGDNLYVDVELDMFEAALGEKIEAPTPYGAVTLNIPAGTQPGQKMRLKGKGVPALKGSGTGDLYLVMNVKIPAVAYEADREALREMMKKYATNVREELLKKGKI